The genomic stretch CCGCTCGCTGCTTGTATTCTACGATCCGGCAATCGTCGCCGGCGCTGACCTTGCGAAACGCCTCGAAGCGCGCGCGGCAGCGACGAACGTGTCCAAAGAGACGCTGGCCCGTCATTTCACCGTGCCGGTCTGTTATCAGGGCGCAGATGCGCTCGATCTTCAGGCCGTGGCGGCAGAGAGGGCGATGAGCGCGGACGAGGTCATCGCCCTTCACACGGGTGCCACCTTCCGGGTCTTCATGATCGGCTTTGCCCCGGGCTTTGCCTATCTCGGCGGCCTGCCGGAAGCGCTCGCCACGCCGCGGCTTGCCGAGCCGCGTCAGCATGTGCCGGCCGGCGCGGTCGGGATCGGCGGCCGACAGGCGGCAATCAACTCACTCCCCGGCCCGAGCGGCTGGCGCTATATCGGCCGCACGCCACTGAGGCTGTTCGACGCCGGGCGCGGCGAACCTGCCTTTTTCCGCGCCGGAGACATCATCCGCTTTGCCGCCGTCTCACCCGCCGAAATGGCCGACCTTGACAGAAGGGCAGACCTTGGAGAAGCGATCGTGGAAGCGCAGCCGCCATGGTGATGCTGGACGTTTTGAGGGCCGGCCTGCTGGTGACGGTCCAGGCAAAGCCGCGCACGGGATACCTGGCGGCCGGCGTCTCGCCATCGGGGCCGATGGATGACGATGCCTTCCGCATCGCCCAGGCGCTTGTCGGCAACGGGCCTGATGCCGCCGCGCTCGAATTCGCCCAGTATGGCGGAAGCTACCGCGTTTCCGAGCCTACGCTTGTGGCCGTCACCGGCGGGGCGGTTGAAGTGATGATCGACGGGCGGCCCGCGCCCTGCTGGGAAAGTCATCTCCTGAGACCTGGCGAACGGCTCGATGTCGGCGTGCTGCGCGGCGGCATGTGGGGCTATGTCGCCTTTTCCGGCGGCATCGACGTTCCCGTCCTGCTCGGTTCGCGCGCCACCCATGTGCGAAACGGGATGGGCGGCTTCGAGGGGCGGGCGCTTAAGGCCGGCGACAGGCTGAACCTTTTTGCATCCCCGGTGCTTTCGCCACGCCGGATGCGGTCGATCTTCCGCAGGCCTTCGGGGCCGATCCGGGTGATCGCCGGGCCCCAGGATGATTATTTCGACGCTCGCGCCTGGTCTCTGTTTCTCGAAGAACCCTTTGCCGTCTCGACGCGCCGCGACCGGATGGCGAGCCTGCTTTTCGGGCCGGCACTCAAGGCATCGCGCGGCCACGACATCATTTCCGACGGAACACCGCCCGGCTCCATCCAGGTGCCCGGCTCGGGCACGGCGACCGTTCT from Martelella sp. AD-3 encodes the following:
- a CDS encoding biotin-dependent carboxyltransferase family protein — its product is MVMLDVLRAGLLVTVQAKPRTGYLAAGVSPSGPMDDDAFRIAQALVGNGPDAAALEFAQYGGSYRVSEPTLVAVTGGAVEVMIDGRPAPCWESHLLRPGERLDVGVLRGGMWGYVAFSGGIDVPVLLGSRATHVRNGMGGFEGRALKAGDRLNLFASPVLSPRRMRSIFRRPSGPIRVIAGPQDDYFDARAWSLFLEEPFAVSTRRDRMASLLFGPALKASRGHDIISDGTPPGSIQVPGSGTATVLTAERQTTGGYPKIATIISADLPRLAQMPGGLPFRFALVQRDQAEDSLLAARRLADTIIAEIGNA
- the pxpB gene encoding 5-oxoprolinase subunit PxpB, coding for MRIKPAGDQAVTIEFGECIDEAVSARVIALDLGLKDDPVAGIAETVPTYRSLLVFYDPAIVAGADLAKRLEARAAATNVSKETLARHFTVPVCYQGADALDLQAVAAERAMSADEVIALHTGATFRVFMIGFAPGFAYLGGLPEALATPRLAEPRQHVPAGAVGIGGRQAAINSLPGPSGWRYIGRTPLRLFDAGRGEPAFFRAGDIIRFAAVSPAEMADLDRRADLGEAIVEAQPPW